Proteins encoded within one genomic window of Legionella sp. PC997:
- a CDS encoding Spy/CpxP family protein refolding chaperone has product MKKFIWLSTIALTLILGQPSFACIDDSKHCNSHRQFDKLAQELNLTADQKAKLKAYKENATANFKEHYAQLRILRSQINSLVKTDKINETKLDALIEKVNKIRASMLRSKIMMQHEMFALLNDNQKAKFLELKKKWLMEQ; this is encoded by the coding sequence ATGAAAAAATTTATTTGGCTATCAACAATCGCATTAACCTTAATCTTAGGACAGCCAAGCTTTGCTTGCATTGATGATTCAAAACATTGTAATTCTCATCGTCAATTTGATAAGTTAGCGCAAGAACTTAACCTTACTGCAGATCAAAAAGCGAAATTAAAAGCATATAAAGAAAATGCAACAGCAAACTTCAAAGAACATTATGCTCAGCTCAGAATTTTACGAAGCCAGATAAACTCTTTGGTTAAGACTGATAAAATTAATGAAACAAAACTTGATGCTTTGATAGAGAAGGTCAATAAAATTAGAGCTTCTATGTTAAGAAGTAAGATAATGATGCAACATGAAATGTTTGCTCTTTTAAACGACAATCAAAAAGCCAAATTTCTCGAATTAAAGAAGAAGTGGCTTATGGAGCAATAA
- a CDS encoding YceI family protein gives MKMIKYFLFLLFLNSVNASADALSEWTLVPSESSISFTATQNNAPVTGTFKEFTAKIVADPKNYQNSSVVVEVNMNSLTTSYAEITSILQGSDWFNAKEFPKAEFKSSKFTKKDDKNYEATGTLTIKNKSLPVTLTFTAVESPKDHLIVEGHTNLKRLDFGIGQGDWSSTSEIKDEVTVNFKAVATRKQ, from the coding sequence ATGAAAATGATTAAGTATTTTCTTTTTTTATTATTTTTGAACAGTGTCAATGCGAGTGCGGATGCCTTATCTGAATGGACCCTAGTTCCGAGTGAAAGCAGTATAAGTTTTACTGCCACACAAAATAATGCACCTGTTACAGGTACCTTTAAAGAATTTACGGCAAAAATAGTTGCAGATCCGAAAAATTATCAAAATAGCAGTGTGGTGGTGGAAGTGAACATGAACTCACTCACAACCTCCTACGCAGAAATTACTTCCATATTACAGGGTTCCGATTGGTTTAATGCTAAAGAGTTTCCAAAGGCTGAATTTAAGTCCTCTAAATTCACAAAAAAAGATGATAAAAATTATGAAGCCACTGGGACATTAACGATAAAAAATAAATCGTTACCAGTAACGCTTACGTTTACCGCGGTAGAATCTCCTAAAGATCATCTGATTGTTGAAGGACATACTAACTTAAAACGGTTAGATTTTGGAATTGGACAAGGGGACTGGTCGAGTACTAGTGAAATAAAAGATGAAGTCACAGTAAATTTTAAAGCGGTTGCTACGCGTAAACAATAA
- a CDS encoding cytochrome b, which yields MQFKNSPTHFGIVTIVFHWVIALLIIGLLVLGLYMVSMPWNAQRLKYYGWHKEYGFLVLFLAILRIIWRLANENPELALPWLEKIAARSMHWAFYVFMFAMPITGWLITSAAGLPASFFGLFTLPNLIAPDESKRILFESIHEWLGYALIAAICMHTAAALKHHFINKDDILRRMFP from the coding sequence ATGCAATTCAAAAACAGCCCAACACATTTTGGTATTGTTACCATAGTATTCCATTGGGTAATTGCTTTATTAATTATAGGGCTATTGGTACTTGGTTTATATATGGTGTCTATGCCATGGAATGCTCAAAGGCTAAAATATTATGGATGGCATAAAGAGTATGGTTTTTTAGTCCTATTTTTAGCTATTCTAAGGATCATATGGCGTCTAGCCAATGAAAATCCTGAATTGGCTTTACCCTGGCTGGAAAAAATTGCCGCACGCAGTATGCACTGGGCATTTTATGTATTTATGTTTGCGATGCCCATTACTGGTTGGCTAATCACATCAGCCGCGGGATTGCCTGCTTCATTTTTTGGTTTATTTACTTTGCCTAATCTTATAGCACCTGATGAAAGCAAAAGGATTTTATTTGAATCGATTCATGAATGGTTAGGTTATGCGCTTATTGCAGCAATTTGTATGCATACCGCAGCTGCTTTAAAACATCATTTTATTAATAAGGATGATATATTACGGAGAATGTTCCCATGA
- a CDS encoding YceI family protein, producing the protein MKQTLGCWFSSLLIAITFSTPIYAAPETYTLDKNHTYVLWSADHLGFTTQYGKWYATGQLILDKDNPSQSKVNVTVDVMDMITGLPELDKHLKSNLFFDAEHYPAATFVSNKVTPQGDKKATVEGILTLRGVSKPVILQVTLNKVGMNPISNKQSVGFTATASINRSDFGINAFLPAVSDKVNLFIGAEGYQDQNKKPDQNKDQAQGKK; encoded by the coding sequence ATGAAGCAAACTCTAGGATGTTGGTTTTCATCATTGCTTATTGCAATTACTTTTTCTACTCCAATATATGCTGCACCTGAAACATACACTTTAGATAAAAACCACACTTACGTGTTATGGAGTGCGGATCACTTGGGTTTTACTACTCAATATGGAAAATGGTATGCAACAGGACAGTTAATTCTTGATAAAGACAATCCAAGTCAGAGTAAAGTTAATGTGACAGTTGATGTTATGGATATGATTACGGGACTTCCAGAGCTGGATAAACATTTAAAAAGTAATTTGTTTTTTGATGCTGAGCATTATCCCGCAGCTACCTTTGTTAGTAATAAAGTAACCCCACAAGGCGATAAAAAAGCTACAGTGGAGGGTATTCTAACGTTACGCGGTGTAAGTAAGCCTGTGATATTGCAGGTTACCTTAAATAAGGTGGGAATGAATCCGATTAGTAATAAACAGTCAGTCGGTTTTACTGCCACAGCCTCTATAAATCGTTCGGATTTCGGAATCAATGCATTCTTGCCTGCAGTGAGCGATAAAGTAAACCTTTTTATTGGAGCTGAAGGATATCAGGATCAAAATAAAAAACCAGATCAAAATAAAGACCAGGCGCAAGGTAAAAAATAG
- a CDS encoding DUF2282 domain-containing protein, with amino-acid sequence MSTRDKLIQSVMTAFFVLVATGSSAADSNDNNTAATEKCYGIAKKGMNDCATATASCASSATKDKQKDAFILLPKGLCERIVGGSLKSE; translated from the coding sequence ATGTCTACACGAGATAAGTTAATACAATCAGTAATGACTGCATTTTTTGTTTTAGTAGCAACAGGAAGTTCAGCGGCAGACAGCAATGACAATAATACTGCTGCCACGGAAAAATGCTACGGAATTGCTAAAAAAGGAATGAATGATTGCGCTACTGCAACTGCTTCTTGCGCTTCATCTGCAACAAAAGACAAACAAAAAGATGCCTTTATTTTATTACCTAAAGGACTTTGTGAACGAATTGTTGGCGGAAGTCTCAAATCTGAGTGA
- the bioD gene encoding dethiobiotin synthase, with the protein MKRFFITGTDTDCGKTYVTARLANYFSSSAAIKPVASGCMEIEDQLISSDAQYLQKNGIGLDVINPWRFRWAVSPHIAAHEEGVQLCINEIADYCLNVQLDGIENLFIEGAGGLMVPLNDHETWIDFLKITRIPVILVIGMKLGCINHALLTESVLRTNNIQCMGWIANCIDPNMQALSANIDTLSQKLTSRLLATVPFSGELTLINSFLDHY; encoded by the coding sequence ATGAAACGTTTTTTTATCACAGGTACTGACACGGATTGTGGTAAAACTTATGTTACAGCACGTTTGGCCAATTATTTCTCATCCTCAGCCGCAATTAAACCTGTAGCAAGTGGGTGCATGGAAATAGAAGATCAACTGATAAGTAGTGATGCACAATATTTACAAAAAAATGGTATTGGTTTGGATGTAATAAATCCCTGGCGGTTTAGATGGGCTGTTTCACCCCATATTGCTGCACATGAAGAGGGAGTTCAGTTATGCATTAATGAAATTGCAGATTATTGTCTTAATGTGCAGCTTGATGGTATTGAAAACTTGTTCATTGAAGGTGCGGGTGGATTAATGGTTCCACTCAACGATCATGAAACTTGGATTGATTTTTTGAAGATTACTAGAATCCCGGTTATTTTGGTTATTGGTATGAAATTAGGCTGTATCAACCATGCATTGTTAACAGAATCGGTTTTACGTACAAACAACATTCAATGTATGGGATGGATTGCCAATTGCATTGATCCCAATATGCAGGCTTTATCCGCCAATATAGATACATTAAGCCAAAAACTTACTTCTCGTCTTTTAGCCACAGTGCCATTTTCTGGTGAATTGACTCTGATTAATTCATTTCTTGATCATTATTAA
- a CDS encoding alpha/beta fold hydrolase: MNINIHSYGEGYPLVFFHGWGFDSQIWSPLIPKLLMHYQLILVDLPGFGYTTIMDWDLFKTRLVNQLPEKFALIGWSMGGLYATRLATEEPDRVDYLINITSSPRFLNSELWPGVSPEVFRNFYKRLSEEPHATLKEFLELNGLTANKEFPPLPNQLPSQEGLKLGLKSLESWDLREELKQFSKPTCFIFGRLDPIVPIKTMNFMQLVYPNVHLVLFKRAAHMPFLSHTDLFIDELRGFIK; the protein is encoded by the coding sequence ATGAACATAAACATCCATAGTTATGGAGAAGGATACCCGCTTGTTTTTTTTCATGGATGGGGATTTGACAGTCAGATCTGGTCACCATTAATACCCAAGCTTCTCATGCATTACCAACTTATCCTCGTTGATTTGCCAGGATTTGGTTATACCACAATAATGGACTGGGATTTATTTAAAACGCGCTTAGTCAATCAATTGCCCGAAAAATTTGCATTAATTGGTTGGTCTATGGGCGGATTATATGCAACGCGTTTGGCAACAGAGGAACCGGATAGGGTCGATTATCTTATTAATATTACTTCATCACCACGATTTTTAAATAGCGAGCTATGGCCCGGGGTATCTCCAGAAGTTTTTAGAAATTTTTATAAAAGATTATCAGAAGAACCACATGCTACATTAAAAGAATTTCTAGAGCTCAATGGATTAACAGCTAATAAGGAGTTTCCCCCTTTGCCTAACCAATTGCCCTCTCAAGAGGGGCTGAAATTAGGTCTTAAAAGTTTAGAATCTTGGGATTTGCGAGAAGAATTAAAGCAGTTCAGTAAGCCAACATGCTTTATATTTGGTCGACTAGATCCTATTGTACCGATTAAAACAATGAATTTCATGCAATTGGTCTACCCCAATGTTCATCTTGTATTATTTAAGCGAGCTGCACACATGCCCTTTTTATCCCATACAGATTTATTTATTGACGAACTACGAGGATTTATTAAATGA